A window from Nitrospira sp. ND1 encodes these proteins:
- a CDS encoding recombinase family protein, with protein sequence MRIAFYGRYSSDNQREASIEDQHRVVQRWAERNGHAIIGEFSDAAVSGASAKTREGLQAALDAAHSIPPAFEALVVDQLSRLSRDVGDTDTIIKRLKFAGVRVIAVSDGIDTGEETTKISVTVKSLVNELFLDDLRKTTKRGLDGQFLKGLSTGGRTYGYRSEPVFDESGKTDPRGQPIPVGYRLAIEPNEATTVRDIFSRFRDGEGEKAIAKKLNARTTGKVWRPNTIYLMLQNCKYQGLFYFNRREWRKHPETGRRVCRLRPREQWEKREIEELRIIDQELWDAVRMRLASREKLFTHARQRTTHLLSGLLVCDQCSGRLGIAAKDYYACRNHVVLGTCENDLRIHRETIEEIIVREFAAHLPQYIELLRDAASQIMSNQSEDDRDTRAQMDALRKEAETIMGAIGQGRLQGRALDEALATYQRLWSRADTLESEQVGKKKQDQIEVTKYDPEAIKAFVNDLPAALRTDVRIGREFLNETLKSVRVAKIGNGRPNCPVCKKSFPKLTVQHLRKHRLTFQEAYRRYPEVGFTKRARLSIQPNPEGIAKTGKEYGFVVAGAGFEPTTFGL encoded by the coding sequence ATGAGAATTGCATTTTACGGTCGCTATAGTTCCGACAACCAGCGAGAGGCATCGATCGAAGATCAGCATCGTGTTGTTCAACGCTGGGCGGAACGTAATGGACATGCAATTATCGGGGAATTTTCTGATGCCGCTGTCTCCGGTGCTAGTGCAAAAACGCGAGAAGGTCTGCAAGCCGCACTGGACGCTGCGCACTCAATCCCCCCGGCCTTTGAGGCTCTCGTGGTTGATCAGCTTTCCCGGCTGTCGCGGGATGTTGGCGACACTGACACCATTATCAAGCGGCTGAAATTTGCCGGTGTCCGAGTCATTGCAGTTTCAGACGGGATCGATACCGGGGAGGAGACGACAAAAATCAGTGTGACCGTGAAAAGCTTGGTCAATGAGCTGTTCTTGGACGATTTACGCAAGACGACCAAGCGCGGACTTGATGGGCAGTTCTTGAAAGGTCTTTCCACAGGTGGGCGGACGTATGGGTATCGCTCTGAACCCGTGTTTGACGAATCAGGGAAAACGGATCCGCGTGGGCAGCCAATTCCTGTCGGATATCGCCTGGCCATTGAGCCGAATGAAGCAACAACAGTCCGAGACATCTTTTCACGCTTTCGAGATGGGGAAGGTGAAAAAGCGATCGCGAAGAAGTTAAATGCTCGAACAACAGGCAAAGTGTGGCGGCCGAATACCATCTATCTGATGTTACAGAACTGCAAGTATCAAGGTCTGTTCTATTTCAACCGACGGGAATGGCGGAAACACCCGGAAACAGGCCGGCGCGTTTGCCGACTGCGGCCTCGCGAGCAATGGGAAAAGCGAGAGATTGAAGAGCTTCGAATTATCGACCAAGAACTCTGGGATGCCGTGCGGATGCGACTGGCGTCACGGGAGAAGCTGTTCACACATGCTCGGCAGCGGACGACCCACTTGCTCTCAGGCTTGCTTGTTTGTGATCAGTGTAGTGGCCGACTCGGCATTGCAGCAAAGGACTACTATGCCTGTCGCAACCATGTGGTGCTAGGCACCTGTGAGAATGATCTCAGGATTCATCGAGAGACGATCGAAGAGATCATCGTCCGTGAATTTGCAGCACATTTACCTCAGTACATCGAATTGCTCCGGGATGCCGCAAGTCAAATCATGTCCAATCAGTCTGAGGATGATCGAGATACCCGTGCTCAAATGGATGCCTTGCGAAAGGAAGCAGAGACCATCATGGGGGCCATTGGACAAGGCCGCCTCCAGGGCAGAGCACTTGACGAAGCGTTGGCCACGTACCAGCGTCTCTGGAGCCGTGCAGACACGTTGGAAAGTGAGCAGGTGGGGAAGAAGAAACAAGATCAAATCGAAGTGACGAAGTACGATCCCGAAGCGATTAAGGCCTTTGTGAACGATCTTCCCGCGGCGTTACGGACGGACGTGAGAATAGGGCGTGAATTCCTGAACGAGACCCTCAAGAGCGTTCGCGTTGCCAAGATCGGAAACGGGCGGCCTAATTGCCCCGTCTGCAAGAAGTCCTTTCCGAAACTGACCGTTCAGCATCTCCGCAAGCATCGGCTCACTTTCCAGGAGGCCTACCGTCGCTACCCCGAGGTTGGTTTTACAAAGCGGGCTCGGTTAAGCATTCAACCGAATCCAGAAGGAATTGCGAAGACTGGGAAGGAGTACGGTTTCGTGGTTGCGGGGGCCGGATTTGAACCGACGACCTTTGGGTTATGA
- a CDS encoding single-stranded DNA-binding protein, producing MDTQLSFDSTNTWPLTDLNALSVTGTLVQEPDLLVGATGELVAVVVLAIEGKLQASASGTMIRQTYFVHAFAMSPVADWLATMRAGTRLRILGSLDYLYRADAPTVTERVVLSIRIEELALHA from the coding sequence ATGGATACACAGCTGAGCTTTGACTCCACCAACACCTGGCCCCTCACCGATCTCAATGCGCTCTCAGTGACCGGTACGCTTGTCCAGGAACCTGACTTACTGGTGGGAGCCACGGGCGAATTAGTAGCCGTGGTGGTGCTCGCGATTGAAGGCAAACTGCAAGCGAGCGCTTCCGGCACGATGATCCGGCAAACCTACTTCGTCCACGCGTTTGCCATGAGCCCTGTCGCAGACTGGCTGGCCACGATGCGGGCCGGCACCCGCCTGCGGATCCTCGGGTCTCTGGACTATTTATACCGCGCCGACGCCCCGACGGTTACCGAACGGGTGGTCCTCTCGATTCGCATCGAGGAACTCGCGCTGCATGCCTGA